AACGCCGCGTCACCGCCGACGTCGGCGCCCATGTCGGCGTACTGCTTCGGGGTCGGGACCACGCCGTGCTTGAACACCAGGTCGCCGGTCCACTGCAGCGCCTCGATCACCTCGTCGGTGGCGACCGCGGGCTTGCCGCTGTCGTCGATGATCTTGCCGCCGTTCTGGTACACGAAGCTCCACCACTGGGCCCACCAGCCGCCGCCGGAGTAGCCCCACTGCTTGCCCGGAACGGTCAGTTCCTTGAACGCGCCGAGCGCGTCGTCCCAGGTCCAGTCCGCGGTCGGCGCCTTGATGCCCTTGGCATCGAACAGCGTCTTGTTGTAGTACACGATCATCGCGCCGGAACGGTCCGGGACCGCGTAGACCTTGTCCTGGTAGGAGTACAGCTTGCCGATCGAGCCGAACCGCTTCTCCAGGTCGATCCCGGCCTTCGAGGCCAGGTCGTCCAGCGGCAGGAGCTGGTTCTTGCTCGAGTAGACGTTGACGCTCTCGGCCACCTGCATGATGTCGGGGCCCTTGCCGCCGGCGATCATCGTCTGGACCTTCTGCGCGTACCCGTCACCCGGGATCAGCTGGAGCGTCACCTTCAGCTCGGGGAACTTCTTGACCAGCAGGTCGATCCGCTTCTGGTACGCCGTCTTGTCGGCGTCTCCGCCCCACACCGCCATCACCAGGTTGGCGGCGGTGGCGTTGCCCGACGTACTGCCCTTGTCGTCACTGTCCGAACCGCACGCGGTGAGCGTGATGACACCCGCGGCCAGACTCATCCCGAGAAATCCCCGACGCGAAACCTGCGCCTTGTCCATCGCCATCGCGCTGACCTTCCCGTGCGTGTTGAACCCTGAGGATTTGTGTTGATCCCTGAGGGTTTGGGTGGCGGTTAAACTAACCATTGGAATAATCGTTGGCAAGACCTCGGTCGCCGAAATGCCAAACCGTGACCAGCGGGCCAGTGACGGGAATCATTCGCAACAGGGCGTTTTGCACCTGTACAGTTCAGCCGTGACCGAACCTGTGATCCTGGCCGACGTGGTCCGCAGCGACTTCGTCGAAGGCCACCACCGCGGCTCCGTCGTCGTGACCAACCCCGACGGCAGCGTCGACTGGTCCGCCGGCATCGTGGACCAGCCGATGTTCCCCCGCTCGTCCAACAAACCCATGCAGGCCCTCGGCATGCTCCGCAACGGTCTCCCGCTGACCGGCAAGCTGCTCGCGCTGGCCGGCGCCTCGCATTCG
This Kribbella sp. NBC_00482 DNA region includes the following protein-coding sequences:
- a CDS encoding ABC transporter substrate-binding protein → MAMDKAQVSRRGFLGMSLAAGVITLTACGSDSDDKGSTSGNATAANLVMAVWGGDADKTAYQKRIDLLVKKFPELKVTLQLIPGDGYAQKVQTMIAGGKGPDIMQVAESVNVYSSKNQLLPLDDLASKAGIDLEKRFGSIGKLYSYQDKVYAVPDRSGAMIVYYNKTLFDAKGIKAPTADWTWDDALGAFKELTVPGKQWGYSGGGWWAQWWSFVYQNGGKIIDDSGKPAVATDEVIEALQWTGDLVFKHGVVPTPKQYADMGADVGGDAAFANGKVAVNTTGFWAIGGLAKSKIEWDIAPLWKGKQQAVTAFGSGLAVSRTAKNPDAALKAIDFFTSPEAQQQIIATGQDVPANIEVQKSQAFLKPAWMTKPVNMNVFGESSDFVYRAPFIPAWNEMQKAFDDGLADFWLGKQDARTALTAVQKRLESIVKPA